The genomic interval GGTGACTTTCAGTAGCCTGTGGAACTATTCACTGCTATCTATGTTAGTTGTTGAGTTGGGGCTTCACAAGTCCTGTCTGCACAGGAGCACAGTGACCACCAAGTCTCATGGCCTGCCACCTGTAAATAAGAACCAGAAAAGTACATATAGGCTCCTACTTATTATTGACGAGGGTGCATTTCAATATGTGAAACTGGCCTATCATTGCCTCACAAGCACCAATGTGGCTATAAAAGTTGTAGACAAGTTAGAGCAAGATCTTTGGTTCATTGTATCAGATGGTGACCCTGGATAAACTACACCATCCTAACATCATTCGCCTCTTTCAGGTTATAGTAAcaccaccacatttctcctttgtgACAGAGATTGCACTGTGAGGAGACTTGTTCCCACTAATATTGGAGGATGgcgggctgagggaggaagaggcacagaCAATATTCAGGGAGATGGTGTCAGCCATCAAGTTTTGCCATGACCTTGTCCCTGTCCTTCCAGATTTGAATTCTGAAAATATGCTTCTAGATGAGGAGAGAAACCTGAAGCTGAGAACTTTGGTCTTGCCACCAGGTTAGAGCTGGCAAGGTACTGCAAGAACAATGTGGGACCAAGACCTACAATGATCCAGAACTGGTACTGGGAGAGGGCTATGATGGGAAGAATTCGGATGTGTAGACTCTGGGTGTGCTGCTCTATTTTATCACCACCAGGAACCACCCCTTCTGAGGAGACACCCTGGACAAGATGGAGAGGAGAATCATAAAAATGACCTATGACCTATCAGCTCAATTCTCTGGGCAACTGGAAAAGCTAATTCACTAAATATTCACAGTTTCCCAGAGAGAAGGCCCTCCGTTGAAGACCTTCAGCATCATTCTTGGGTCATGAAATGGGAAGAAAACATCCCAAGTGACACCTACTTAGATCCCAATGTCCTAGACACACTGTCATCTTGGGTTCATTATCAATGCTGTCTTGTAATCCTTTGTGAagggaaaatacaatgaaatgatgGGGACATACCTCATCATCAAAGAGCAGTCACACAAGGGGCTATGGTTTGCACTTGGCTTCACCACTTCAGCCAAGCCTGTGGACTTTGGAGTTGCAACTCCCCTTCCCAGTACGTTTCTGTATCTCTGGTCTTCACCTAAAACAAATGGCCAGTGAGTCCACCTTTGGCCTCTTCCACACTCAGCCCTCACCAAGACAATTTAGCACCAGGAAACAAGGTTGCTAGACGTGCCTCCATGCCTTTATGTTGTCCCCAGAAAAATAGCCCCACTTGTATTCTTCGTGGGAGCACACTGACCACCTAGCCTCATGGAATGCCAACCCAACAACAGAGCTTGAACAGCCAATATATGGTCCTATTTCCCATCGGCCAAGGTGCATTTGGCTCTGAATCTGGCCTACCATCGCATCACAGGCATGCTGGTGGCAATAAAATTTATAGATAATGTTGAGGAAGACGTCCGGTTCATTGTATCAGAGATGGGGGTCCTTGAAAAACTGCACCATCCTAACATCATTCGCCTCTTCCAGGTGCTGGTAACACCAAAGCAAATCTGCTTCATTACTGAGTTTGTCCCAGGAGGAGACTTGTTCCAAAAAGTAGTAGAAAAGGGCAGGCTGCGGGGGgaagaggcacagaaaatattcgGGCAGATCCTGTCAGCCATCATGTTCTACAATGACCTTAACATCGTGCATGGAGATCTGAAGCCCGAAAACATCCTCTTAGACAAGGAGGGTAACGTGAAGCTGGCAGATTTTGGTCTGGCCACCAGGTGTAGAGCTGGAACTCTACTGCAAGAGCaatgtgggaccaggaccttgaATGCCCCAGAACAGGTACTGGGAGAGGGCTATGATGGGAAGAAGTCGGATGTGTGGAGTCTGGGTGTGCTGCTCTATTATATCACCACTGGGTACCCCCCCTTCCAAGGAAACACCATGGAAGAGATCGAGGGGAAGATCATAACAGGCACCTACGACATCCCAGATAATGTGTCTGGGCAACTGGAAAATTTAATTCACCAAATGTTGACAGTTGTCCCAGAGAGGAGGCCCTCCATTGAAGACCTTCAGCAACATCCATGGGTCATGAAGTGTGAAGAACACATTCCACGTAAGACGTTTTTAGATCCAAACCTACTAGACTCACTCTTTGACCTTGGCTTTAATGTGAAAGAGGTTTGGGAATccctaagaaaaaacaaatatgatAAGTTGATGTGGACATACCTAATAAGCCCAGAGCAGGCATGTAAGGGGCTGCAACTTGAGTTTGGCTACCCCACCTCAGTGAAGCCTGTGGACACTGGCGTTGTGTCTCCTGCAACCCCAGAATATCCCTCTATTTCTGGTCCTCACATAAAATGGAGGGCCAGTGAGCCCACCCTTGGCCTCTTCCACCCCCAGCTCTCACAACAGCACCTGCATGTTATGCCAAGAGCACCAGGGCAGAAGGCAGCCAGAAGTGACTCCATGCCTGTGCTTTTTCCCAGGAAGAAGTGCTGGACTGCCAGCTAAGGCCCCCAATCCACAGCCTCAACTTGCCCAAGTTCTTGAGCAGCATATCCGAACTGGAATCGCTATAGTCACTTGCGACAGAGTCTGACATGGAAAAATGAACTGGCCCctcagagcagcaggtgcttctGGAGACTCTGCAAGACAATCAGGGCCTGCCTCTCAAGATTATGATGCTTCTCAGGGGGGCCAAGACACAAGACAGGACTCTGTTCAACAACAAAGTGGGTCCCTTAGAGAGGCAGGGTGCAGAGCCAAATAAGGAATTGGGCACACAGATATGAGAGGGTCCATATGTGCTTCgcatttattttcatgtcttttcagcagaaaaatcagaaatgtgTATGCTTGTTTTGTGGGGACCAATAGGGTGTTCACATATATTTCTTCACCAGGTGCTTTAATTAAACACTGCCACTTATCATTCCTCCTCAGGAAGACATCCTGCTGGAACATTCTCAGGTTGTGTCCAATGTTACTGAactagcaggacacaagaaaagtcTGTGGTCAGAGTGGGGTTTGGTTTGGGGTGTACAGAGAGGGAGCTGATTTCAGTAACCTGTGGAACTTTTCCACTGCCATCTTGTTAGTTGTTGAGTTTCAGCTTCACAACATCTGTCTGCACATGAGCACCATGACCACGTATGCTCATGGCCTGCTAGCCCAATTAGAGGAACATGCAAATTCAATACATGTTCCTAGTTACCATCTGTCATGGTGCATTTGACTGTGTGAAACTGGCCTATCATCACCTAACAGGTACCCATTGGCCATAAATGTAATAGAAACTTAGAGCAGGACCTCTGGTTATTGTGTAAGATGGCAACCCTGGGCAAACAATACCATCCTAATATAATTTCCTAGTCTAGATTCTTAAAACAGCacagtatttctttgtgtttaagAAAACTAGTTCCAATGAATAAGTGATGAGGGCAGGTTTTTGGAGgaagagacacagaaaatatttgggGAGATTGTGAGCACTATCAGCTTTTGCCATGACCTTGACATCATCCATTGTGGCCTAAATCTGAAAACATCCTAGAAGAAGAGGGCAATGTTCACCTGGCAGACTTTGGTATCACCATCTATATATAGCTAGCAGTGTACTGCAAGTGCCATGTGGGAACACGATCTTCAGTGCCACAGAACTGGGGCTGGGAGAGGGTTTGATGGGCAGAAAGCAGATGTATAAACTCAGGGTGTGCTGCTCCAATTTTCTCCCCTAATACCACCCCTTCTGAGGAAATATCCTTGAAGAGATCGAGGAGAATATTCTTAAAGGGACCTATGACATTCCAGCTCATGTTTCCTGGTAATTAAAAAACCTATATCACTGATTGATCACAGTTGCACCACAGGTGAGCCCCTCCATTGAAGACCTTCAGCAAAGTCCTTGGCCCATGAAATGGGAGGAAATCATTCCAACATACACCTACTCAGTTCCCAATGTCCTCTACATACTGTCTTCTTGGTTTAATATCAATGCCATCTTGTAATcatttgtaaatataaaatacagtgaAATGATGGGATATAACTCATCATCAAAGAGCAGTCACACAAGGACCTCAGGTTTTTGCTTGGCTGTACCACGTCAGCCAAACCTGGGAACCTTGGCACTATGCTTTCACATTTCTAAGTACATCTCTCCTGCTCTGGTCTTTACCTAAAACAAAGAAACTGTGAGTCCACAATTAGCCTCTTCCACACCCAGCCCTCAAAACAGCACCTCTTGTTGAGCCAAGATCAGTAGGGCAGAAGGTGGCTAGAAGTTCCTCCATACTTCTATGTTGTCCCCCCAAAAAGAGACCCACTTGTATCTTTGCACCCTATCATGAGCTGTGGTCTCCCCAAGTATCTAAGGCAGTTGGAAGAGGAAATGACCTGGCTCCTGTTCTGCAATTTGACGTGGGAAAGGctttcctcccccactccccccccccgaATATCAGGAATTTCAAGAGACTGTTGTAGTTAATCAGGGTTTGCCTTTCAACAGTGTGCTTCCTAGTGGGCTGTGAACACACAAGCCCATCTTATGTTCACCAATAAAGTGGCTTCCCTGAAAGAGGCAGGGTGCAGTGCCCAGTGAGGAACTGGGCAGGCAGGTATTTCCTATGCTGTATTTCCCAGTGtgcttttctctatagcatcactataTATCAGACCACAGGATTGCTTCATTCTTGAGGGCACTGTGGGATGTGATAACAGCACACAGAAGTGCAAGGCTGAGGTCCCTCCCCATAGACATTTAACCCAGGCTGAGATTAATGCTGGCCTGGTGCCCATCCAGACCTTCTGCACACACAGCAAGGCTGTATACAATCCTTCCCTTTATTCGGAAGCTCTGCTTTGAGTCTTCACTTGGAGAAATGATTTGTTCCCCGGCTGAGGAATCATTCCTTGGGATGCTCATTTCTGCATCCATAGGTGCAGCAGACTTAGAGCACTACCAGCATCATCTCCCCCAGGTATCACTCTGAGGTGTGGTCTTCTTCAGTGCATGGATGTCAGCCTCTACCATAAGAAAGGCTTGTCTTGAGCATCCATGTGGGATGGGGAGAACAGCAGATCCATTGTAAATAACAACAGGAGACAGGCCATTGTAGAGCGCTGCCTGTAgccacaccctaaagatggcactggcttctaTCCTCTGTCCTCCTGATGcgaaacactctttatggtaaacagctccttatttggctatggctggattcgtgtgctgctggcatatgtgtgaacctgtggacagtgcccacgtggctgtctggggttggcagcccagaactacttaggtgctgggagaggcttgccccaggagagagaCAACGCAACTAACAAAGggtcctgattaaactgtattaaggagAGTCccgttgttgcgtcatccttgctggtcgaggcgggtgggacaagtggtggcccgtatggGGAAAACGGAGAAACGAACATAAGGGGAAAGTTACCATGTCTCTCCAGACTCAGAactttttacagtcaggcggtataccggtaagtagAGCCGCAACAATTGCGGACAGAAAATTCAATAGAGCCACGACAAAAGCAGACGGATAATTCAATAGAGCCGCGACCAAAGTGGACGGGTAATGAGAATAACATAGTCAACAAGTGAAACCTTCTTCGCGACTATAGGGGGGGGAGGtgggtaatttgcataacaaaacaagGAGGTGAAACAAATCCAgcaggtgaaacaaaacaaacagttgaaaccggagggctggggcAGTTCTGTAGAGGCTCCGAGAAACCTccaagaaacttctcaaattgaggaaagaaaagaaatatgctaACATGGTTGCTTCCTCCTctcacccaatttttctggctcttaacaagCTGCTTCTCTctgagaaattgaaaataaaaaaaaaaaacacaacctaGAGCAGTTTTTGGAAcagtgtgatgtagttgctccttgggtttgcaatttcaggaagccttacagtgccttcctgggagaaattggaaaGAGACCTAgattttggatactggagcagatcgcagtatcacAGCTatcaaagattggccttgaggttggcctttacaggcttcctcacaaacatcgcagggactgggttatgccagtgttccaaatgttagtgcaaatttgttaaattggcaagattcagaaggtcactctggcgttatgcaaccctgattccttgagcttccagtgtccctctgggggagggatcttatgaaatccatgggctttcagttgagtaatgaatactccaaagaatctaaaaatattatgaaaaacatggggtgtcatcctgattttggcctgggaaaatttttacaaggcagaaaggagccaatacaaacagtacctaggaaacccaaacaagggttggatttttcctaggggccgctgaggagggcattcccatatctTGGATAACgaaggagccagtttgggttcctcagtggccactctcctctgagaaattacatgctgcatatcaataaGTGAAatagcaattggaggaagggcatattaaaccctccctttctccctggaatacacccatatttgtcatcaagaagaaatcaggaaaatggagattgttacatgatcttagagctataaatgagcaaatgggAAATATGGGACccgtacagcgtggtcttccattgctgtcagccttgcctgaaaattggcctattattgtggtagatattaaggactgcttttccattccactgaatagcaaagacagtgagagattcgctttcactttaccgtccactaatcatgaggaacctgataaaagatagcagtgggttgtattgccacaaggcatggccaacagtcctactatgtgtcaattatttgtagcaactgatttagaacccttgagagcacgttttcctggcttcagatgcctccattatatggatgatatactgttagcagctaaagaggagagcattcttcaagaagcatatagctcacttgtaaaactgctaaagcaaaagggactctgtatcacccctgagaaggtgcaacagagcaaagttgtcaattatcttggctctaaaataactaatcatcatatcatgccacaaaaggtagagttaaggaaggatcatatttgcacattgaatgattttcaaaaattattaggagatataaattggataagaggaagtttaggaatggccaattatgaattaaaaccattatatgatattttaattggagatgcagccttggattcaccgaggcaattaaccaatgcagcccgagaagccttaacaaaattagaggataggctacaaagagcttttcttcaaagagtgcaaaataatgatgatattaccctgtgcattctgcctacccagttgcaacctacggggattttatggcaaaaaggacccttgttatggatttatactaaaatctcacctgcaaaatcaattgagtattatcctactgctgtagcattacttgttgaacagggtattcagcaatgtttacaatattttggaacatcaccacaaacactagttgttccttatgattctactcaagtcaaggtattatgtgctgccatagatgattgggcaatactgcgttgtacctatccaggacacatagattgccattatcctaaacatccactattaactttctttaaagaacatcctgtagttttccctaaagtaactgcttcccagcccattccaggagcaagtgttatatttacagatgggtctaagacaggctgtggtgcttatatggtggattctactgaacctgtaaagcatcaattcttgccaggtgcacctcaacaggtggagctttcaatagttcttgaagttttcaaggcttgtccatttgcatttaatttagtgtcagattctagttatgttgttaatgctttgaaaagccttgaatgtgcagggccatcaaatcttctagccctgttagctcattgtttggccaattacagaaactgatctggcaatgtaagaatcccttttttgtgcaacacatccacgcacataccagtctgccagttccattggctaaaggcaatgatatagtggaccagtgtactagacaggaatggatgtttgtggcttctgccatacaacgagcacatgctttccacaaagaatttcatgttaatgcaaggacattacaacaaaagttttctatctcacgtgcggatgcacaaaaggtggtactagattgtccccaatgtgtcatttttcatcatccttctagattaggagttaaccctcgtggtttgctccccttaaaaatatggcaaatggatgttacacacatctctgaatttggacgtgtcaaatatgcacatgtatctgttgatacctgttctggaatcattcatgccaccccaatggcaagagagaaagcctctcacgttattgctcattgcttagaagcttgggcagcatggggtaagcctcaacagttaaaaacagacaatggtcctgcatataccggacagaagttcgcttccttctgtcaacagatgaatgtgcaacttgtacatggcctaccatataatccacaaggtcaaggcattgtggagcatgctcatcACTCCttaaaggagttgcttcaaaaacaaaaaggggggaataggctatggccgtacccctaaggacagactctttcttgcattatttactctgaattttttgaatttggatgcttccaattgttctgctgcagatttatctaaaaggttgtctagttatcttttaggcaattggaccggagcgtttgataacctgatggaccagctgacaGTGGCTATTGTCATGGTGAATTCGACctgagtggataccggactggtggagggattgtcttcttggattgctacagccatggatcacatgaaggagtaggcgggaataggagcccaaGTAGGCTtgctggtgctcacctccctagtatgcttatggtgcatttgtcgcattaggatctcacagcgtcgccatgcggccatgattgtccaagcctttatggccattgatgcaggacagtccccccaagcctggttggctactttaaaagatatttaggcacaggatgtgaGGCCTGCGCACtacacttgaggttatgatacacTGACCTCAAAAAGAACAAGTCTGATtacatgtgggttggtaccctaactcccacctctgtgaaaagggtatcggacaggtctagtgttctctgggtggacgacgcctggacaaacattagtacatgttccattttaacagagatcagacctctgctcttgcctgttgttctgtaaaacaaaaagggagaactgtagagagctgcgtgtagccgcaccctaaagatggtgctggcttctaccctctgtcttcccgatggcaaacactctttatggtaaacagctccttatttggctatggctggattcgtgtgctgctggcatatgcgtgaaacTGTGGACattgcccacgtggctgtctggggttggcagcctagacctacttaggtgctgggagaggcatGCCCCAAGGGAGAGACATTGCTACTAACAAGAGGTTCTGAATAAACTGTATTAAGGAGAGTCCCAttgttgcatcatccttgctggtcgaggaggGCATGACAGGGCATGTCTCCAGTGCCCTGTTTCAGCTTTGCAGACAGCCTTATGGAATAGGACAGATGAGTCCCAGATCGGCTCCTAAAACCACCTTCATATTCCTACCTAACTTTCATCCAGTCCAGGATCTGTGCAATGGGACCAGTCAAATACAGCCTCACTGCTTCCTGcctctttgtcttttatttatttattttttgtccagAGCTGAGGTctgcacccagggccttgtgcttgctaggcaagcactctaccactgagctaaatccccaaccccgattccTGCCTCTTGGCTGTCTAAACAGGGAGGGCCAATAGGTTGAGGCCTGGGGCACTGTCCATGCTGTCTTATGCTTTGACTGCACCTGTCACTGGAGGAGTCCAAACTAGCCTGAGTCCCTACCCAATTTCCTCATAACCACAGGGTTTGGGGTCTCCACACTGTCTACTTAAGATGCCAGGGCCATGGGAAGCCCATAGGCAGCTGCTCTGATATCTTAGCAGGGTTTGCTTGAGGACCACTACCCTGCTGTGCAGAATGTCTCAGTGTATCTCCTGCCATCTGAAACAGTGTTTCCTTTGAGCACAGGACTGctttccttctgctgctgctcctgtgccCTGGTGGCTTGGGATGGCCATTTGGTTCTCCTCCTTTGGGTGTTGATCTGTTAGAGATGCCCAGAGGACATAAGGTCTCTATCTGAGTACCACATCTCCAGCAGTGGGCTACATAACGGAAGTTAAACCCCAGCTTGTGGCACTTAGGGCTTGCCCATCCCCCAAAGTTCTGCCCACCAACACCTTT from Onychomys torridus unplaced genomic scaffold, mOncTor1.1, whole genome shotgun sequence carries:
- the LOC118575861 gene encoding LOW QUALITY PROTEIN: putative sperm motility kinase W (The sequence of the model RefSeq protein was modified relative to this genomic sequence to represent the inferred CDS: inserted 2 bases in 1 codon), with amino-acid sequence MPTQQQSLNSQYMVLFPIGQGAFGSXNLAYHRITGMLVAIKFIDNVEEDVRFIVSEMGVLEKLHHPNIIRLFQVLVTPKQICFITEFVPGGDLFQKVVEKGRLRGEEAQKIFGQILSAIMFYNDLNIVHGDLKPENILLDKEGNVKLADFGLATRCRAGTLLQEQCGTRTLNAPEQVLGEGYDGKKSDVWSLGVLLYYITTGYPPFQGNTMEEIEGKIITGTYDIPDNVSGQLENLIHQMLTVVPERRPSIEDLQQHPWVMKCEEHIPRKTFLDPNLLDSLFDLGFNVKEVWESLRKNKYDKLMWTYLISPEQACKGLQLEFGYPTSVKPVDTGVVSPATPEYPSISGPHIKWRASEPTLGLFHPQLSQQHLHVMPRAPGQKAARSDSMPVLFPRKKCWTAS